In Candidatus Poribacteria bacterium, the following are encoded in one genomic region:
- a CDS encoding DUF4838 domain-containing protein: MSTHETLVFRSSGEVLSISTVQDWHIVISDDATASERYAAEEFQKWFSQATGLTLLLNTQRDAPNRGQITINGSAALGDEDIEIAVESGGIQINGGKPRGTLYAVYQFLEELVGIRFLTAEHTYVPDASTLKILCGSYTYSPPFSFRWSYYRENSEVPGFAAKRKVNTVTDAENLGGKTQQQLINHSFHALVPYGTYGESHPEYYALIDGNRDTDTHGGGPQLCVTNPEVIEIAAESAIQQLTERPEATNISVSQADTAAYCRCEPCEALNVAEGSPMGSQLTFVNAVAERIEKAHPHVKVGTLAYWYTRKPPKTVTPRHNVQIQLCSIECCTLHAIDNPDCEQNQAFCQDTIAWGKICEDIWIWNYNTNFRAYDLPFPNLRSIAPNVRYFLRNNAKGVFMQANGNGLTGEFSDLRNYLISHLIWNPHLDADALLTEFVNLHYEAAAPPIFEYITFLHDNVEAKGLHPRCFPTPEDVGLDPESTQTIFDYFQQALARAEKMEIRARVEKASIPAYKAMLVAGGEMPAQKRQTLIAEYITLCERYNMSHAAETQTAEAYFEELRNQ; the protein is encoded by the coding sequence ATGTCAACGCATGAAACTCTCGTGTTTCGCTCCTCTGGTGAGGTTTTATCAATTTCAACAGTGCAGGATTGGCACATCGTTATCTCCGATGACGCTACCGCTTCTGAGCGATATGCTGCCGAAGAGTTCCAAAAATGGTTCAGCCAAGCAACCGGACTGACGTTGCTACTGAATACACAGCGAGACGCTCCGAATCGTGGACAAATCACCATCAACGGATCAGCTGCCTTGGGTGATGAGGATATCGAAATCGCCGTTGAAAGTGGGGGGATTCAAATTAACGGGGGCAAACCGCGTGGAACCCTCTACGCCGTGTATCAATTCCTTGAGGAACTCGTCGGTATCCGATTTTTGACCGCTGAGCATACCTACGTCCCCGATGCATCGACGCTGAAAATCTTGTGTGGCAGTTACACCTACTCCCCACCTTTTTCGTTCCGATGGAGTTACTACCGAGAGAACTCGGAAGTCCCAGGATTCGCGGCGAAACGGAAAGTTAACACCGTCACGGATGCAGAAAACCTCGGTGGAAAAACCCAACAGCAGCTGATCAACCACTCATTTCACGCATTAGTCCCTTACGGCACGTATGGCGAAAGCCATCCTGAGTATTATGCCCTCATAGACGGAAATCGGGATACAGATACACACGGTGGGGGCCCGCAGCTGTGTGTAACGAACCCGGAAGTTATCGAAATTGCTGCGGAATCCGCAATCCAGCAGCTCACGGAGCGGCCAGAAGCCACCAACATCAGTGTGAGTCAAGCCGATACGGCGGCATACTGCCGATGTGAACCGTGTGAGGCACTCAATGTAGCAGAAGGCTCGCCGATGGGATCGCAATTGACCTTCGTCAATGCCGTTGCAGAACGAATTGAGAAAGCGCATCCGCATGTCAAGGTGGGTACGTTGGCGTATTGGTACACCCGCAAACCACCGAAGACGGTGACACCGCGACACAACGTGCAAATTCAACTCTGTAGCATTGAATGTTGTACCCTTCACGCCATTGACAATCCTGATTGCGAGCAAAACCAAGCCTTCTGTCAAGATACCATTGCGTGGGGGAAAATCTGTGAAGACATCTGGATATGGAATTATAACACCAATTTCCGAGCCTACGATTTGCCGTTCCCGAATCTGCGGAGTATTGCTCCGAATGTTCGTTATTTCTTACGTAACAACGCCAAAGGTGTCTTCATGCAGGCAAACGGCAACGGGTTAACAGGCGAATTTTCCGATCTACGGAATTACTTAATCTCACACCTCATCTGGAACCCACATCTCGACGCCGACGCACTTTTAACCGAATTTGTGAATCTCCATTACGAAGCCGCTGCACCTCCGATCTTCGAGTATATCACCTTCCTCCACGACAACGTTGAGGCGAAAGGTCTTCATCCACGGTGTTTCCCAACGCCAGAAGACGTTGGCTTAGATCCAGAGAGCACACAGACTATTTTTGACTATTTTCAGCAAGCATTAGCACGCGCTGAGAAGATGGAGATCCGAGCGCGTGTGGAAAAAGCCTCTATCCCTGCCTACAAAGCGATGCTCGTTGCTGGGGGCGAGATGCCCGCTCAGAAACGGCAAACGCTGATTGCGGAATATATCACGTTGTGCGAACGCTACAACATGTCGCACGCTGCGGAAACACAAACGGCAGAAGCGTATTTCGAAGAACTCCGCAACCAATAG
- a CDS encoding nucleoside permease produces MNRQTELGTFARLSGMMFLQFAIWGAWAVLIAGHMQNLGFTGKQISYVFGTTAIGSIISPIIAGWVADRLMPAQVFAAISHLLGGVCLLFAWKQTSFPMMWGAIFLHAILYMPTIALTNAIAFHHMGQSDKFGNIRVFGTLGWIAINWILSWYLRFWEGQEPTLPHVGDCLLFGAVLSFIMGAYCLTLPNTPPSKEAKNPYAFLEAFSLVSNRNFAVLLIISFVVAIELPFYYNLTYLFLTEVEHGVGLANSTANLAMSLGQVAEVLLMILLFPCLRRFGMRFTIFLGILAWPVRYAIFAIGQPVWLVIGAQTLHGICYSFFFVGGMIAVERLSPQDIRASSQSLLLFVTNGFGMLVGHIVSGRVHDYFAYAEGGHAWAKIFIVPIVVTVLAAIVFIFLFNEKKYQADADAIEQDTAST; encoded by the coding sequence ATGAATAGACAAACAGAATTGGGAACCTTCGCGCGATTGTCGGGAATGATGTTTCTACAGTTCGCGATATGGGGCGCGTGGGCGGTGCTCATTGCGGGGCACATGCAAAATCTTGGGTTTACCGGTAAACAGATTAGTTACGTCTTTGGTACAACTGCTATCGGTTCGATAATTTCTCCGATCATCGCAGGATGGGTCGCCGATCGCTTAATGCCAGCGCAAGTATTTGCCGCCATCTCTCACCTGCTTGGGGGCGTCTGCCTGCTTTTCGCATGGAAGCAGACAAGTTTCCCGATGATGTGGGGCGCAATTTTCCTGCATGCCATTCTCTATATGCCGACGATCGCGTTGACGAACGCCATCGCTTTCCATCACATGGGGCAGTCAGACAAATTCGGAAATATACGGGTCTTCGGCACACTCGGCTGGATCGCGATTAACTGGATACTGAGCTGGTATCTCCGATTCTGGGAAGGACAAGAGCCAACCTTACCACACGTCGGCGATTGCCTCCTCTTCGGCGCCGTCCTTTCATTCATTATGGGTGCCTACTGCCTGACGTTGCCAAATACACCACCGAGCAAAGAGGCGAAAAATCCTTACGCTTTTCTTGAAGCCTTCTCCCTTGTTTCAAATCGAAACTTCGCTGTGCTACTGATTATCTCCTTCGTCGTTGCTATTGAACTCCCATTCTATTACAACTTGACCTATCTGTTTCTAACCGAGGTAGAACACGGTGTTGGATTAGCGAATAGTACTGCCAATTTAGCGATGAGTCTCGGTCAAGTTGCCGAAGTGCTACTGATGATCCTTCTATTTCCGTGTCTGCGGCGTTTTGGCATGCGGTTTACTATCTTTTTGGGTATCCTTGCATGGCCCGTTCGTTACGCCATCTTTGCCATTGGGCAACCGGTATGGCTGGTAATCGGTGCGCAAACATTGCACGGTATCTGTTACTCATTCTTCTTTGTCGGTGGAATGATCGCCGTGGAACGGTTGAGTCCGCAAGATATTCGTGCGAGTTCTCAATCACTCCTCCTCTTTGTTACCAACGGGTTCGGGATGTTGGTAGGACACATTGTCAGTGGACGTGTTCATGACTACTTCGCTTATGCAGAAGGTGGACACGCGTGGGCGAAAATCTTTATAGTGCCGATTGTTGTAACAGTCCTTGCCGCAATCGTCTTTATTTTCCTATTCAACGAAAAGAAGTATCAGGCGGATGCAGATGCAATCGAACAAGACACCGCAAGCACGTAA
- a CDS encoding isochorismatase has product MLIPQLPVPSHFDAGQVNHVWRIPYQERQGEAQAWAQEHAIPPAFEDGFRTCLLLVDVQNTFCIPGFELFVGGRSGNGAVEDNIRLCQFIYRNLPHITKIACTLDTHTAMQIFHEVFWINDTGEHPAPLQTLITQADIETGNWRVNPAVVGSINFPPQVPESNQYAWLKAYGEHYVKTLTADGKYPLAIWPYHAMLGGIGHAVVSAVDEACFFHAIARRTQIHYEIKGRNPLTENYSVLRPEVLDDPDGKPIDEKNSAFLEMLLGYDRVVIAGQAKSHCVAWTVSDLLTEIQQTDTELAKKIYLVDDLTSPVVVPGVVDYTEPADEVFAKVSDAGMHVVQSTEPIF; this is encoded by the coding sequence ATGCTGATACCTCAACTGCCCGTCCCTTCACATTTTGATGCCGGTCAGGTAAACCACGTCTGGCGGATTCCTTATCAAGAACGCCAAGGCGAGGCACAGGCATGGGCGCAGGAACATGCAATCCCTCCTGCATTCGAGGATGGTTTTCGGACCTGCTTATTGCTCGTTGATGTCCAAAATACGTTCTGTATTCCCGGTTTTGAGCTTTTTGTCGGCGGCAGATCCGGCAATGGCGCGGTAGAGGACAACATCCGTTTGTGTCAATTTATCTATCGCAACCTACCCCATATTACCAAAATCGCTTGCACACTCGACACACATACGGCGATGCAGATATTCCACGAGGTTTTCTGGATTAACGACACAGGCGAACATCCCGCACCCTTACAGACCCTAATTACACAGGCTGATATTGAGACAGGCAACTGGCGCGTCAATCCCGCTGTTGTCGGTAGTATAAATTTTCCGCCCCAAGTCCCAGAATCCAATCAATACGCATGGCTCAAAGCGTACGGCGAACACTACGTTAAAACCCTCACTGCCGATGGAAAGTATCCACTCGCGATATGGCCCTACCATGCAATGCTCGGTGGGATTGGGCATGCCGTTGTCTCCGCAGTTGACGAAGCCTGCTTTTTCCACGCCATTGCTCGCAGGACCCAGATACATTATGAAATCAAAGGGCGGAATCCATTGACTGAGAACTATTCAGTCTTGCGTCCGGAAGTCCTCGACGATCCAGATGGGAAGCCAATTGACGAAAAAAACAGTGCTTTCCTTGAAATGCTTCTCGGATACGACCGAGTCGTTATCGCTGGACAGGCGAAAAGCCACTGTGTTGCTTGGACAGTTAGCGATCTACTCACAGAAATTCAGCAAACGGATACTGAATTAGCCAAGAAAATCTACCTGGTGGATGACCTGACTTCACCCGTTGTTGTACCTGGCGTGGTGGATTACACGGAACCCGCAGACGAAGTGTTCGCTAAGGTTTCGGATGCCGGAATGCACGTGGTACAGTCAACAGAGCCGATTTTTTGA
- a CDS encoding response regulator, translating into MKPRTDAHSLLQQRLKQAERQTHVARYQLQRKVKTALGPLDIQEAQGVSQVQGDVLFVGYHANVRRRVEDVLRSEGYRYDAVEAEDAPSFLRLARYRLVIFDWTSRGYWRIFNDVRRNKKHIKIVVLVTSEARAKATMDGGGYSYIWGAEFDPEQLRTCLRSALQLRHPVCALLKNSEPCNRSCVYNYEPDLA; encoded by the coding sequence ATGAAGCCCCGCACTGATGCTCACTCCCTCCTACAACAACGACTGAAACAGGCGGAACGTCAGACGCACGTTGCTCGCTACCAACTTCAACGTAAGGTCAAGACGGCACTCGGACCGCTTGATATTCAGGAAGCGCAAGGGGTCTCACAAGTCCAAGGCGATGTGTTGTTTGTGGGTTATCATGCGAATGTCCGACGGAGGGTGGAAGATGTGCTCCGTTCTGAGGGATACCGATACGATGCTGTTGAGGCTGAAGATGCCCCGAGTTTTTTGCGACTTGCACGCTATCGCCTCGTTATTTTTGATTGGACCTCGCGCGGATATTGGCGAATTTTTAACGACGTTCGCAGAAATAAAAAGCACATCAAAATCGTTGTCCTCGTCACGAGCGAAGCGCGTGCAAAGGCAACGATGGACGGCGGCGGTTATAGCTACATCTGGGGCGCGGAGTTCGATCCTGAGCAACTGCGGACGTGCTTGCGGAGTGCATTGCAACTACGGCATCCCGTCTGTGCGTTGCTTAAAAACAGCGAACCTTGCAACCGATCATGTGTCTATAATTATGAACCGGATTTAGCCTGA
- a CDS encoding class IV adenylate cyclase, producing MAKNLEFKGQFQSLDGLYPKLADLNAVRHETVHQIDTYFHVTHIKDSLRSDVCEPRLKLREANGWSEGWLIYYERPNHDGSRYSDYQLCEIADPGSLKNLLTVALGVKTIVKKQREVWMFNHTRIHLDTVADLGHFVELETVFQEQTEAEAIHEHQHVKAVLHLDAVDPIAVSYSDLVMKK from the coding sequence ATGGCAAAAAATTTAGAATTCAAGGGACAGTTTCAATCGCTTGATGGACTCTATCCGAAACTCGCTGATTTAAATGCGGTGCGTCATGAAACCGTACACCAAATTGATACGTATTTTCATGTAACGCACATAAAAGACTCTTTGAGATCGGACGTGTGTGAGCCGCGGCTCAAATTGCGTGAAGCGAATGGTTGGTCTGAGGGGTGGCTCATCTATTATGAGCGTCCGAACCACGATGGGTCTCGCTATAGTGACTATCAACTCTGCGAAATCGCCGATCCGGGGTCCCTCAAAAACTTGCTAACCGTTGCGCTTGGGGTCAAAACAATTGTAAAGAAACAACGAGAAGTTTGGATGTTCAATCACACCCGTATTCACCTCGATACGGTTGCCGATTTAGGACACTTTGTCGAATTGGAGACAGTGTTTCAGGAACAGACCGAAGCCGAGGCGATACATGAACATCAACACGTCAAAGCGGTCCTTCATTTAGATGCTGTGGATCCGATTGCGGTTTCTTACAGCGATCTCGTTATGAAAAAATAA